A genomic segment from Streptosporangium roseum DSM 43021 encodes:
- a CDS encoding single-stranded DNA-binding protein, translating into MDRNEVVLVGRLPEAVRIRSLQSGSTLGSWRVIVRRQQRGRGTRVDTIPCVSFEPEVTVVVAEWLPDDMVEVVGSLRRRWWGSEGSKSSGYEVEVRSVRRLERRVTVVLAADEEGQAPIPVPPRPVRSLTHAETGPAETGTAMAGEDRGLTAVDLEPPHAAEGNTPAPVLRRVEVPSLR; encoded by the coding sequence ATGGATCGCAATGAGGTCGTCCTGGTGGGCCGTCTGCCCGAGGCGGTGCGGATCAGGTCGCTGCAGAGCGGGAGCACCCTCGGCAGCTGGAGAGTGATCGTCCGACGGCAGCAGCGCGGCCGCGGGACGCGCGTCGACACCATCCCGTGTGTGTCGTTCGAGCCCGAGGTCACCGTGGTCGTGGCCGAATGGCTGCCTGACGACATGGTCGAGGTGGTGGGCTCCCTGCGCCGCCGATGGTGGGGGAGTGAGGGATCCAAGTCGTCGGGCTACGAGGTCGAGGTCCGCTCGGTGAGACGTCTCGAACGCCGGGTCACCGTGGTCCTGGCCGCTGACGAGGAAGGTCAGGCTCCGATCCCCGTCCCGCCCCGGCCAGTGCGGTCGCTTACCCACGCCGAGACCGGTCCGGCAGAGACCGGGACCGCTATGGCAGGGGAGGATCGAGGGCTCACGGCCGTAGATCTGGAGCCGCCCCATGCTGCTGAGGGAAACACGCCGGCACCCGTGCTGCGACGTGTGGAGGTGCCGTCCTTGAGATGA
- a CDS encoding MBL fold metallo-hydrolase encodes MDNITALGGDVYEIDTRMAGYSGITAGYLILGDRPCLVETGTSTSAPVVRDALTSLGVGPGDLATVVVTHIHLDHAGGVGDIAGFYPEAEIVVHEKGARHLADPSRLMASARMVWGDKLDTLFGELSPTEASRIRALGDTGAIDLGNGRTLNSHYSPGHAKHHVGLIDSGTGDLYVGDAAGVYLPQTGDLRPATPPPDFDLQIALDSIGLFQALGPQRLLFSHYGPVTDVDETLGRSAEELRVWVDLTRQAHSEGMDLDHAVAMVKERTQERYAALRADDATAEQFELLSGAPSNVAGILHWLNRVQP; translated from the coding sequence GTGGACAACATCACCGCCCTCGGCGGCGACGTCTATGAGATCGACACGAGAATGGCCGGATACTCCGGCATCACGGCGGGATATCTGATCCTCGGAGACCGTCCCTGCCTGGTGGAGACGGGCACCTCCACCTCCGCCCCGGTGGTGCGTGACGCCCTGACCTCATTGGGGGTCGGTCCGGGCGATCTCGCCACTGTCGTCGTCACACACATCCATCTGGATCACGCGGGCGGAGTCGGCGACATCGCCGGGTTCTACCCGGAAGCGGAGATCGTGGTCCATGAGAAGGGAGCGCGGCATCTCGCCGATCCGTCCCGGCTGATGGCCAGTGCCCGGATGGTCTGGGGTGACAAATTGGACACCCTGTTCGGCGAACTGTCCCCCACGGAGGCCTCACGGATCCGCGCGCTGGGAGACACGGGGGCCATCGACCTCGGCAACGGGCGCACGCTGAACAGCCACTACTCTCCCGGCCACGCCAAGCACCACGTGGGGCTGATCGACTCGGGCACCGGCGACCTCTACGTCGGAGACGCCGCCGGCGTCTACCTCCCGCAGACGGGCGACCTGCGCCCGGCCACTCCGCCGCCGGACTTCGACCTGCAGATCGCGCTGGACTCGATCGGCCTGTTCCAGGCGCTCGGCCCGCAGCGGCTGCTGTTCAGCCACTACGGCCCGGTCACGGACGTGGATGAAACCCTGGGACGCTCGGCGGAGGAGCTCCGCGTCTGGGTCGACCTGACCCGCCAGGCCCATTCGGAAGGCATGGACCTGGACCACGCGGTGGCCATGGTCAAGGAGAGGACGCAGGAACGCTACGCGGCGCTGAGGGCCGACGACGCGACCGCTGAGCAGTTCGAACTCCTCAGCGGCGCCCCGTCCAACGTGGCCGGAATCCTTCACTGGCTGAACCGGGTGCAGCCGTAG